In Ruminococcaceae bacterium BL-6, a genomic segment contains:
- a CDS encoding Sugar ABC transporter ATP-binding protein — protein MQRQENQKPYLELKNIDKIFGTTKALSDVNFEIYAGEVVGLVGPNGAGKSTLMKVITGVLPPTRGSISVRGNEMARYTTKESKEAGISCAYQDLSLCTNLTVYENFAMLNMPHGLWTKPGWRKQKKEEARQLLERYFPNSRIDVMKPVDTLTLAERQMVEICKTLMAEGLKVLVLDEPTSALSTDRAEQLHHVVRELSEKGIAVIYISHKLDEIKVVSDRIVMMRNGKKSGECDPDDITADELVKMMGGEARKRDAGQQEAEDDAREKVVEVDGLTAKHLHDVSIYLRKGEILGISGLAGSGQTDLLNIIFNAKKKNYHGKVRVSGSVSYVSGDRAKEGVFPLWSILDNVLVANLKQVRSGLLLDRKKSEELAQRWYDKLKFRAEGIHSPIMSLSGGNQQKALIARGIASGADIIILNDPTAGVDIETKQEIYSLLAEAKAAGKSIILYSTEDAEMEICDRAYILHEGVITDQLSGPDITVANIVQASFREVEKEKKREEAKPSRVRSVLSSRMFLPIATMLLMIFVNAFVNPKVLSYGSMRMLLGSAVPLVFAGLGQMFIVVAGDIDMGNGYSIGLVNVLVAVVLTGSPVAGVISLILFIAAYVLMGALIYLRSIPAIVVTLGAQFIWLGIALVLAPTPGGFCPEWITAIYRFKVAFLPMPAVICVLAAAACYFILYRSKYGMILRGIGNNPAAVERSGWSYLAAKMTNYGASAVMVVLAGISFTAICLGADANSAAAYCMMSIAVVILGGCEMAGGVVEPVGVVAGGIAMSLITSLLTFVKVGSNYQTAVMGLILILVLAVKLFANKRKGAQAA, from the coding sequence GTGCAACGACAGGAAAATCAAAAGCCATACTTGGAACTGAAAAACATCGATAAAATTTTCGGTACGACCAAAGCCCTGTCCGACGTGAACTTTGAGATTTATGCAGGCGAAGTCGTCGGGCTGGTGGGGCCGAACGGCGCGGGAAAATCCACGCTGATGAAGGTGATTACCGGCGTGCTGCCCCCGACCCGCGGCTCCATTTCCGTGCGGGGAAACGAGATGGCGAGATACACCACGAAGGAATCCAAAGAAGCCGGAATCTCCTGCGCTTATCAGGACTTGTCGCTCTGCACGAACCTGACCGTGTACGAAAATTTTGCGATGCTGAACATGCCGCACGGTTTGTGGACGAAACCGGGCTGGCGCAAGCAGAAAAAAGAAGAGGCCAGACAGCTTCTGGAGCGCTATTTTCCCAACAGCCGCATCGACGTCATGAAACCGGTGGACACGCTTACCCTGGCCGAGCGGCAGATGGTGGAGATCTGCAAGACCCTGATGGCAGAGGGGCTGAAGGTGCTGGTTCTGGATGAGCCGACCTCCGCGCTTTCCACCGACCGTGCGGAGCAGCTCCACCATGTGGTGCGGGAGCTCAGCGAAAAGGGGATCGCCGTCATCTACATCTCCCATAAGCTGGATGAGATCAAGGTCGTCAGCGATCGCATCGTGATGATGCGGAACGGCAAAAAAAGCGGGGAGTGCGACCCGGACGACATCACCGCCGACGAGCTCGTCAAAATGATGGGCGGCGAGGCCCGCAAAAGAGACGCCGGGCAGCAGGAGGCGGAGGACGACGCCCGCGAAAAGGTCGTGGAAGTGGACGGCCTTACCGCAAAGCACCTGCACGACGTCAGCATATATCTCCGAAAAGGGGAGATCCTGGGGATTTCCGGCCTGGCCGGTTCCGGGCAGACCGATCTGCTGAACATCATTTTCAACGCGAAAAAGAAGAATTATCACGGGAAGGTGCGGGTCAGCGGCTCGGTCTCCTATGTCAGCGGCGACCGCGCGAAGGAAGGGGTTTTCCCGCTGTGGAGCATCCTCGACAACGTGCTGGTCGCGAACCTGAAGCAGGTGCGGTCCGGTCTGCTTCTGGACCGAAAAAAATCCGAAGAGCTGGCGCAGCGCTGGTACGATAAGCTGAAATTCCGGGCCGAGGGCATCCACAGCCCGATCATGTCCCTGAGCGGCGGCAACCAGCAGAAAGCGCTGATCGCGCGCGGCATCGCCTCGGGCGCGGACATCATCATCCTGAACGACCCCACCGCCGGCGTGGATATCGAGACGAAACAGGAAATTTACAGCCTGCTGGCGGAAGCCAAGGCGGCCGGAAAATCCATCATCCTGTACAGCACGGAAGACGCGGAAATGGAAATCTGCGACCGCGCGTACATCCTGCACGAGGGGGTCATCACCGACCAGCTTTCCGGCCCGGATATCACGGTGGCCAACATCGTGCAGGCGTCCTTCCGGGAAGTGGAGAAAGAAAAGAAGCGGGAGGAGGCGAAGCCCTCCCGGGTCAGAAGCGTCCTGAGTTCCAGAATGTTCCTGCCGATCGCGACCATGCTTCTCATGATCTTCGTCAACGCCTTCGTCAACCCGAAGGTCCTGTCCTACGGCAGCATGAGAATGCTGCTAGGCTCCGCCGTGCCGCTGGTTTTCGCCGGCCTGGGGCAGATGTTCATCGTGGTGGCCGGCGACATCGATATGGGGAACGGTTATTCCATCGGCCTTGTCAATGTGCTGGTGGCGGTCGTGCTCACGGGCAGCCCCGTGGCCGGCGTGATCAGCCTGATCCTGTTTATCGCGGCATATGTCCTGATGGGCGCGCTGATCTATCTGCGCAGCATCCCCGCCATTGTGGTGACGCTGGGCGCCCAGTTCATCTGGCTCGGGATCGCGCTGGTTCTGGCGCCGACGCCGGGCGGGTTCTGCCCCGAGTGGATCACCGCGATCTACCGGTTCAAAGTCGCTTTTCTCCCCATGCCCGCCGTGATCTGCGTTTTGGCGGCGGCGGCCTGCTACTTTATCCTTTACCGCTCGAAATACGGAATGATCCTGCGCGGGATCGGCAACAATCCGGCGGCGGTGGAACGCTCCGGCTGGTCGTATCTCGCCGCTAAAATGACGAACTACGGCGCTTCCGCCGTGATGGTCGTTCTGGCGGGGATCTCCTTCACCGCGATCTGTCTCGGCGCGGATGCGAACAGCGCGGCCGCGTACTGCATGATGAGCATCGCCGTCGTGATCCTGGGCGGCTGCGAGATGGCCGGCGGCGTCGTGGAGCCTGTCGGCGTTGTGGCCGGCGGCATCGCGATGTCGCTCATCACCTCTCTGCTGACGTTCGTCAAGGTGGGGTCGAATTACCAGACTGCCGTCATGGGCCTGATCCTGATCCTTGTTCTGGCGGTCAAGCTGTTTGCCAACAAAAGGAAGGGGGCGCAGGCCGCATGA
- a CDS encoding XRE family transcriptional regulator: MINDRIMGGALMIKLRVKEILEKKARTKYWLYKQMGMSYQNFNRMINNEAKSIQYANMEALCVILECTPGDLFDYRPE; this comes from the coding sequence ATGATAAATGATCGGATCATGGGGGGAGCTCTTATGATAAAACTGAGAGTAAAAGAGATTTTAGAGAAAAAAGCGCGAACAAAATACTGGCTGTATAAACAAATGGGCATGAGCTATCAGAATTTCAACCGGATGATCAACAATGAGGCCAAGTCGATCCAATACGCGAATATGGAAGCTTTATGCGTCATTTTGGAATGTACTCCGGGCGATTTGTTCGATTATCGCCCGGAATGA
- a CDS encoding Cyclase — translation MSESSLIEKMEYARDHAAVVDLSYTLEERMPAWPTQARYGSVVYESYEFGDPAIHSMITMSEHTGTHIDAPRHFVPGGRPVDELPVTAVMGRGVRIDASFLKPKETLPLEKVREFEAENGEVKRGDIILLRFGWDEKYALQPHCAGFLKDWPGLSGEAAEYFLGKKAAAVGCDTLSLDAFGDASNVCHHTLLGHGIPIIENICHLSKLPAFSYVVGLPNKFKGGSGSPIRLVAFVEK, via the coding sequence ATGAGTGAAAGCTCTTTGATCGAGAAGATGGAGTACGCGAGGGACCACGCCGCCGTGGTCGATCTTTCCTATACTCTGGAGGAACGGATGCCGGCGTGGCCCACCCAGGCAAGGTATGGTTCGGTCGTCTACGAATCCTACGAATTCGGGGACCCCGCCATCCATTCCATGATCACCATGTCCGAGCATACGGGGACCCACATCGACGCGCCGCGCCACTTTGTTCCGGGCGGCCGCCCCGTCGACGAGCTGCCGGTCACCGCGGTGATGGGCAGGGGGGTCAGGATCGACGCGTCCTTTCTGAAACCGAAAGAGACTCTTCCCCTCGAAAAAGTCCGGGAATTTGAGGCGGAAAACGGGGAAGTGAAGCGGGGCGACATCATTTTGCTCCGTTTCGGCTGGGATGAGAAATACGCCCTGCAGCCGCACTGCGCAGGATTCCTGAAGGACTGGCCCGGCCTGAGCGGGGAGGCGGCAGAGTACTTTCTCGGCAAAAAAGCAGCGGCGGTCGGCTGCGACACGCTTTCCCTGGATGCCTTCGGGGATGCATCCAACGTCTGCCACCACACGCTGCTCGGGCACGGCATCCCGATCATCGAAAATATCTGCCATTTATCAAAGCTTCCGGCCTTTTCCTATGTGGTGGGGCTGCCCAACAAATTCAAGGGGGGATCCGGTTCGCCGATCCGTCTGGTCGCGTTTGTTGAGAAATAG
- a CDS encoding Chlorophyll synthesis pathway protein BchC, whose product MKQVIITAPHQFQVAEVPIPEPGKNEVLIQMKAAGVCGSDVHLFLGENPNAVFPRVPGHENAGVIVETGEDVTSVKPGDHVVVDLVVACGKCPQCRRGRRNICRYVKARGAAIDGGWREYFTVPEDEVFLLPKEMPFRDAALIEPFAIGGHCTTRAGVTGEDLVLVLGSGTIGATILQNCKERGCRVICADINDSSLERAKTYGADYIVNTKRENLVEAVKKITGGAGVDVVFDSACFPGSLTMLLQEGIPTNGARVVPMGFCTEPEKITQAMINIRELTIIGSRMSTAQFVPTIEKFRAGKMILDGMVSHYIPFERIGEVFANMEHPPKDMKKMVILFGNQE is encoded by the coding sequence TTGAAGCAGGTTATTATCACGGCACCGCATCAATTCCAGGTGGCGGAGGTTCCGATTCCGGAGCCCGGAAAAAACGAGGTGCTGATTCAGATGAAGGCGGCGGGCGTATGCGGCTCCGATGTCCATCTGTTCCTTGGGGAAAATCCGAACGCGGTGTTCCCGCGCGTGCCCGGGCATGAAAATGCCGGCGTGATCGTAGAAACGGGGGAGGATGTCACTTCGGTGAAACCGGGCGACCACGTCGTGGTGGATCTGGTCGTGGCCTGCGGGAAATGCCCGCAGTGCAGGCGCGGCCGCCGGAACATCTGCCGCTACGTCAAGGCGCGGGGGGCCGCGATTGACGGCGGCTGGCGGGAGTATTTCACCGTTCCGGAAGACGAGGTTTTTCTTCTCCCGAAGGAGATGCCGTTCCGCGACGCGGCCCTGATCGAGCCGTTCGCCATTGGCGGGCACTGCACGACGCGCGCCGGGGTTACCGGCGAAGATCTGGTGCTTGTGCTGGGCAGCGGAACCATCGGCGCCACCATTTTGCAGAACTGTAAGGAAAGGGGCTGCAGGGTGATCTGCGCGGATATCAACGACAGCTCGCTGGAAAGGGCAAAGACTTACGGCGCCGATTATATTGTCAACACGAAGCGGGAAAACTTGGTGGAGGCGGTAAAGAAAATCACCGGCGGCGCGGGCGTGGATGTGGTCTTCGATTCCGCCTGCTTCCCCGGCTCCCTCACTATGCTGCTGCAGGAAGGGATCCCCACCAACGGCGCTCGCGTCGTCCCGATGGGCTTCTGCACGGAGCCGGAAAAGATTACCCAGGCGATGATCAACATCAGGGAGCTGACCATTATCGGCAGCCGCATGTCCACCGCCCAGTTCGTGCCGACGATCGAGAAGTTCAGGGCCGGAAAAATGATTCTGGACGGCATGGTCAGCCACTACATCCCGTTCGAAAGGATCGGCGAAGTGTTCGCCAACATGGAGCATCCGCCGAAGGACATGAAAAAAATGGTCATTCTGTTCGGGAATCAGGAGTGA
- a CDS encoding Alkylhydroperoxidase, translating to MAIISFSQNGLTPFQQLLGHNKDILEKWVSLEECIFSSGTFSAELKEEVRRTLAFDNGCEYCKAKGAPSKNVPDLRTQLAARVADMSSKKTHIGDGEFSALKEAFTDGEISELLALICFITACQRFGALLDLGPSCQI from the coding sequence ATGGCAATCATTTCTTTTTCGCAGAACGGGCTTACGCCGTTTCAGCAGCTGTTAGGGCACAATAAAGACATATTGGAAAAATGGGTTTCCCTGGAAGAATGCATTTTTTCCAGCGGTACGTTTTCCGCAGAATTAAAAGAGGAGGTTCGGCGAACTCTGGCTTTTGATAACGGGTGTGAATACTGCAAGGCTAAGGGGGCTCCTTCGAAAAACGTACCGGATCTGCGGACGCAATTGGCCGCCCGTGTCGCAGATATGTCCAGTAAAAAAACACATATCGGCGACGGCGAATTCAGCGCGCTGAAAGAAGCGTTTACAGACGGTGAGATTTCGGAGCTTTTGGCACTGATTTGTTTTATAACGGCCTGTCAAAGGTTTGGAGCCTTGCTGGACCTAGGGCCAAGCTGTCAGATTTGA
- a CDS encoding GntR family transcriptional regulator — MPTKKTNKGSQTAGENVYSFLRKSIIELHVKPGQAINLKDLSDFLKVSRSPIRDALIQLEKDGLVTTAPQKGTFVSKIDIQRVSDERFLRACIEERIVEEFLNIYTERDIDRMQKIIDEQETAAAAGDARAFLRLDDKMHAVFFEATNHPFCLNAVMNMSSHYYRIRLLSLSEPDIQEQTLNQHREIMDLVLKKDAEKLKKLLDIHIIEKGAEVNKLKAKHPEIFTGVVTPPPAKRGIWETDFLKSR, encoded by the coding sequence TTGCCTACGAAAAAAACAAACAAAGGCAGCCAGACTGCCGGGGAAAACGTGTATTCGTTCCTGCGGAAAAGCATCATCGAGCTCCACGTCAAGCCGGGGCAGGCGATCAATCTGAAAGATCTGAGCGATTTTTTAAAGGTCAGCCGCTCGCCGATCCGCGACGCGCTGATCCAGCTGGAAAAAGACGGGCTGGTGACGACCGCCCCGCAGAAAGGGACCTTTGTTTCCAAAATAGACATCCAGCGCGTGTCGGATGAACGCTTTCTGCGCGCCTGCATCGAAGAGCGCATCGTGGAGGAATTTCTGAATATCTATACCGAGCGGGACATCGACCGGATGCAGAAGATCATAGACGAGCAGGAAACGGCGGCCGCGGCGGGCGACGCGCGCGCTTTCCTGCGGCTGGACGACAAGATGCACGCGGTGTTTTTTGAGGCGACCAACCACCCGTTCTGCCTGAACGCGGTGATGAACATGTCGAGCCACTACTACCGGATCCGCCTGCTTTCGCTTTCCGAGCCGGACATTCAGGAGCAGACCCTGAACCAGCACCGGGAGATCATGGACCTGGTTCTGAAAAAGGATGCGGAAAAGCTGAAAAAGCTTTTGGATATCCATATCATTGAAAAAGGCGCGGAGGTGAACAAGCTGAAGGCCAAACACCCCGAAATTTTTACCGGGGTCGTCACCCCGCCGCCCGCAAAACGCGGAATCTGGGAAACGGATTTTTTGAAATCGCGGTAA
- the abgT gene encoding Aminobenzoyl-glutamate transport protein codes for MEQTVTAKPSRFERFLKGTEKLGNKIPHPMLLFIWLAIAVIILSFICSVCGVSAVNPTTGKVVGPYNLLSVDGFILMITKAVDNFITLPALGMVLVCMMGVGLCDHSGLFYAALKGLGEHSKGSDTAVIAIFSFICIMASCTGGAGFVVMPVLGAMIWSGMKRNPLAGIFLAYSCVSGGYASNLLITPWDVMHVSFTLPAARLIDPNFQLSPAINWYFCAFSVPVLTIASVILINKIVEPRLGKYDPSYSDLDKEDVVSASSEQEKKALKSAGISLLIYIAILVVLVITGVLRDPKTGSAIATSSPLMKGITIVIALVFAIPGIVYGLKCGKFKGVAGIAKALEKTMAGMGSYIALMFFIAQFINYFGWSNLGIIFAIKGADSLKASGFPIWLVLLLFTILCCFLNLFIGGASTKWGILSVVFVPMFMMLGFHPALVQMAYRIGDSVTNPILAVDAYFGMLLALAQRYDRRSGVGTLIANMMPFALAYTALMIIQLLVWFFFKIPMGPGAPILLP; via the coding sequence ATGGAACAAACAGTAACCGCCAAACCCAGCCGTTTCGAACGCTTTTTAAAAGGAACAGAAAAACTGGGGAATAAAATTCCACATCCAATGCTGTTGTTCATCTGGCTGGCCATTGCGGTAATTATCCTGTCCTTCATCTGTTCGGTATGCGGAGTATCCGCGGTTAACCCAACTACCGGGAAAGTCGTCGGTCCTTACAATCTGCTGTCTGTCGACGGGTTTATTCTGATGATAACAAAGGCAGTCGACAATTTTATTACTCTTCCCGCACTGGGCATGGTTCTGGTCTGTATGATGGGCGTCGGCTTATGCGACCACTCCGGCCTGTTTTATGCCGCTTTAAAAGGCCTGGGCGAGCACTCGAAAGGGTCAGATACGGCGGTAATCGCCATATTCAGTTTTATCTGCATTATGGCAAGCTGCACCGGCGGAGCCGGGTTTGTAGTAATGCCCGTCTTAGGTGCAATGATTTGGTCAGGCATGAAAAGGAACCCTCTTGCCGGTATCTTTCTGGCTTATTCATGCGTATCCGGTGGGTATGCGTCAAATCTTCTCATTACCCCATGGGACGTAATGCACGTCAGCTTTACTTTACCGGCGGCCCGGCTGATCGATCCAAACTTTCAGCTGTCTCCTGCAATCAATTGGTACTTCTGTGCGTTTTCCGTTCCGGTCCTGACAATTGCTTCCGTGATTTTAATAAACAAGATTGTGGAGCCGCGTCTGGGAAAATATGATCCGTCGTACAGTGACCTTGATAAAGAAGATGTCGTTTCTGCTTCCTCGGAGCAGGAAAAGAAGGCTCTGAAGAGCGCGGGCATTTCTTTGCTGATTTATATTGCCATTCTTGTCGTACTGGTAATAACGGGCGTCCTCAGAGATCCTAAAACCGGTTCCGCCATTGCGACATCCTCCCCTCTCATGAAAGGCATCACGATCGTGATTGCCTTAGTGTTTGCAATTCCCGGGATCGTGTATGGCCTGAAATGCGGAAAGTTTAAAGGCGTCGCCGGCATTGCAAAGGCGCTGGAAAAGACAATGGCCGGTATGGGCAGCTACATTGCGCTCATGTTCTTCATTGCGCAGTTCATAAACTATTTCGGCTGGTCGAACCTGGGCATCATCTTCGCCATTAAGGGTGCCGATTCTTTAAAAGCCTCCGGCTTCCCAATCTGGTTGGTATTGCTCTTGTTTACAATTCTATGCTGTTTCTTAAATTTGTTTATCGGCGGAGCCTCTACTAAATGGGGAATCCTGTCCGTGGTATTCGTTCCGATGTTCATGATGCTGGGTTTTCACCCGGCACTGGTTCAGATGGCCTACCGCATTGGCGATTCGGTCACCAACCCCATTTTGGCCGTGGATGCCTATTTCGGTATGCTCTTGGCTTTGGCACAGCGTTATGACCGAAGAAGCGGCGTAGGAACTTTGATCGCAAACATGATGCCGTTTGCTTTAGCCTACACTGCTTTGATGATCATTCAGCTGCTGGTTTGGTTTTTCTTCAAAATTCCGATGGGTCCGGGCGCGCCGATCCTTCTTCCTTAA
- the lrpC gene encoding HTH-type transcriptional regulator LrpC codes for MQIDEIDVRILHELQTDSRISIRELSKRVNLSPPSVTERVRMLEDHHIIEGYTIRLNKKELGFGIDCIIEVTMKDGQYEKFKNFIKDYKHSEWCYRIAGAACFIVKLSVPSLEDIEQFINAISSYALTKTSIVFSKVEVNDSINKFL; via the coding sequence ATGCAAATAGATGAAATCGATGTGCGGATTTTGCATGAGCTGCAGACAGACAGCCGGATTTCCATAAGAGAGCTATCAAAACGGGTCAATCTTTCACCGCCCTCTGTGACCGAGAGAGTGAGAATGCTTGAGGATCATCACATTATTGAAGGATATACCATCCGGCTAAACAAAAAGGAACTCGGCTTTGGAATCGATTGTATCATTGAAGTCACAATGAAGGATGGGCAATACGAGAAATTTAAAAATTTTATTAAGGATTATAAACACAGCGAATGGTGCTACCGGATTGCAGGCGCCGCGTGCTTTATCGTCAAACTTTCGGTCCCTTCTTTAGAGGATATCGAACAGTTCATAAACGCCATATCCTCCTATGCTCTGACGAAAACATCCATCGTTTTTTCAAAAGTGGAAGTCAACGATAGCATCAATAAGTTCTTATAA
- the ywjA gene encoding Uncharacterized ABC transporter ATP-binding protein YwjA, translating to MKIFRRFIQYYKPYRSAFFIDMFCATLVSVVDLSVPLIINYLVRDVYPIPDTAMLTRLAVRTLVMMAAFYLIRFFAQYYITSWGHIMGARMEGDMRSDLFSHMEKLSFSYYDKNNTGKMMSRIVSDLFDISELAHHGPEDIFISLVKLIGSFAILTSLNATVSMVLLAVTLVMLVFSLYYNKHMRRVFMDNRRKIADVNAIVQDSLSGIRTVKSFSNEDTEQAKFERGNHQFFLSRKANYLTMGRYFSMNSLMQGIMYLAVLGTGGWMVANRGMDAGIIILYVLYIGMFLDPINRLINFTEQFQKGFTGFERMIEILDTDPDVRDRPGAVDCGTLKGEIRFDNVSFGYEQDKPVLQNLNLTIPAGRNVALVGPSGTGKTTFCSLIPRFYDVTEGAVFVDGRDVRDMTMKSLRRNIGVVQQDVYVFNSTVRENIAYGKPDATDEEVIEAARKANIHDFIMGLEQGYDTQVGERGVRFSGGQKQRLSIARVFLKNPPILILDEATSALDNENERFIQHSLDELSKNRTTIVIAHRLSTIRSADEILILTENGVAERGAHEELMRRNGLYARLYNMQFEGIQK from the coding sequence ATGAAAATATTCAGGCGTTTTATCCAGTACTACAAGCCCTATCGGAGCGCATTTTTTATCGACATGTTCTGCGCCACGCTGGTATCCGTCGTGGATCTTTCCGTGCCGCTGATCATCAACTATCTGGTGCGAGACGTGTATCCCATTCCGGATACCGCCATGCTGACCAGGCTTGCGGTGCGGACGCTCGTCATGATGGCGGCGTTTTATCTCATCCGCTTTTTTGCGCAGTACTACATCACCTCGTGGGGGCACATCATGGGCGCGCGCATGGAAGGGGATATGCGCAGCGATCTGTTTTCCCATATGGAGAAGCTGTCCTTCTCATATTACGACAAGAACAACACCGGAAAAATGATGTCGCGCATCGTCTCCGACCTGTTCGACATCTCGGAGCTGGCGCATCACGGCCCGGAGGATATCTTTATTTCACTGGTCAAACTGATCGGCTCGTTCGCGATTCTGACCAGCCTCAACGCCACCGTCTCGATGGTGCTGCTTGCGGTGACGCTGGTGATGCTTGTGTTTTCGCTGTATTACAACAAACACATGCGCAGGGTATTCATGGACAACCGCCGCAAGATCGCGGATGTGAACGCCATCGTGCAGGACAGCCTGTCGGGTATCCGCACCGTGAAATCCTTCTCGAACGAGGATACGGAGCAGGCCAAGTTCGAGCGGGGCAACCACCAGTTTTTCCTGTCCAGAAAAGCCAACTATCTGACGATGGGACGCTACTTCTCCATGAATTCGCTGATGCAGGGCATCATGTATCTGGCGGTGCTGGGCACCGGCGGCTGGATGGTCGCAAACCGCGGCATGGATGCGGGCATCATCATTCTGTATGTGCTGTACATCGGCATGTTTCTGGACCCCATCAACCGGCTGATCAATTTTACCGAACAGTTCCAGAAGGGCTTTACCGGCTTTGAGCGCATGATCGAGATTTTGGATACCGATCCGGATGTGCGGGACCGTCCCGGCGCGGTGGACTGCGGCACCCTCAAGGGGGAGATTCGGTTCGACAACGTATCCTTCGGCTACGAGCAGGATAAACCCGTGCTGCAAAACCTGAACCTGACGATCCCCGCCGGCAGGAACGTCGCGCTGGTCGGCCCCTCCGGCACGGGAAAAACCACCTTCTGCAGCCTGATCCCGCGGTTTTACGACGTGACCGAAGGAGCAGTATTTGTGGATGGCAGGGATGTGCGGGATATGACGATGAAGTCGCTCCGGCGCAACATCGGCGTGGTGCAGCAGGATGTGTACGTCTTCAACAGCACGGTCCGCGAAAACATCGCCTACGGCAAGCCGGACGCAACCGATGAGGAGGTGATCGAAGCGGCCAGAAAGGCCAATATCCACGATTTCATCATGGGGCTGGAGCAGGGCTACGACACCCAGGTGGGCGAGCGCGGCGTGCGCTTCTCCGGCGGGCAGAAGCAGCGCCTGAGCATCGCGCGGGTCTTTTTGAAGAACCCGCCCATCCTCATTCTGGACGAGGCGACCTCCGCGCTGGACAATGAAAACGAACGGTTCATCCAGCATTCTCTGGATGAGCTTTCCAAAAACCGCACGACCATCGTCATCGCCCACCGCCTTTCCACCATCCGCAGCGCCGACGAGATTTTGATCCTGACCGAAAACGGCGTGGCCGAGCGCGGCGCGCACGAGGAGCTGATGCGGCGCAACGGCCTGTATGCCCGGCTGTACAACATGCAGTTTGAAGGAATACAGAAGTGA
- a CDS encoding Sugar ABC transporter substrate-binding protein yields MKKRIGALLLSIALVFSLAACGQEEKPAGSSASATASESKSGGKGYVIGFSNSYNGNSYRQAMEGYAKKAAEELKASGEVKELIFAESNQNNSTQVQQIQNFVMQGVDAIVIDPGSATALNGAIQEASDAGIPCIIINDGPVDSKADRCYQINFDTVAQMGALTDYVCKAIGGKGSIIELRGTAGSQFDAIAHKGVQEVLKKYPDVKVAAEVYTDWTGSKAQSELASVLPTLKQKIDGVVTQGGDSYAAVQAFQSAGLDLPIIGGDNRGYFLKWWAKDAPKGYNTISVSSNPWDGATGVYAAVDILDGKDVPKEMIHPYGVVTADDVQKYANVKDEDIACPTYDRDWVRENIIKKK; encoded by the coding sequence ATGAAAAAACGAATTGGAGCACTTTTGTTGTCCATTGCTTTGGTATTCTCCCTGGCCGCCTGCGGACAGGAGGAAAAGCCGGCGGGATCTTCCGCCTCCGCAACCGCCTCGGAATCCAAGTCCGGCGGTAAGGGTTACGTCATCGGTTTCAGCAATTCCTATAACGGGAACAGCTACCGTCAGGCGATGGAAGGCTATGCGAAAAAGGCCGCCGAAGAGCTGAAAGCTTCCGGAGAAGTCAAGGAGCTGATCTTCGCGGAGTCCAACCAGAACAACAGCACCCAGGTGCAGCAGATTCAGAATTTCGTCATGCAGGGCGTCGACGCCATCGTGATCGATCCCGGTTCGGCCACCGCGTTGAACGGCGCCATTCAGGAGGCTTCCGACGCGGGCATCCCGTGCATCATCATCAACGACGGGCCGGTCGATTCCAAAGCGGATCGCTGCTATCAGATCAATTTTGACACCGTCGCCCAGATGGGCGCCCTCACCGACTATGTCTGCAAGGCCATCGGCGGCAAGGGCAGCATCATCGAGCTGCGCGGCACCGCCGGCAGCCAGTTTGACGCCATCGCGCACAAGGGCGTTCAGGAAGTCCTGAAGAAATACCCCGACGTCAAGGTGGCGGCCGAGGTCTACACCGACTGGACGGGTTCCAAGGCCCAGTCCGAGCTGGCTTCCGTGCTCCCGACCCTGAAGCAGAAGATCGACGGCGTCGTCACGCAGGGGGGCGACTCCTACGCGGCGGTTCAGGCGTTCCAGTCCGCGGGGCTTGACCTGCCGATCATCGGCGGAGACAACCGCGGTTACTTCCTGAAATGGTGGGCGAAAGACGCGCCGAAGGGCTACAACACGATTTCCGTGTCTTCCAACCCGTGGGATGGCGCGACCGGCGTTTATGCGGCCGTCGATATTCTGGACGGCAAGGATGTCCCGAAGGAAATGATTCACCCCTACGGCGTTGTGACGGCCGACGATGTTCAGAAATACGCCAATGTAAAGGATGAAGACATCGCCTGCCCGACCTACGACCGCGACTGGGTCAGAGAAAATATTATTAAGAAAAAGTAA